A genomic window from Plasmodium chabaudi chabaudi strain AS genome assembly, chromosome: 8 includes:
- a CDS encoding kinesin-5, putative gives MLRSSYQNDKHSCVNIKVIVRCRPLNEKEKNDINNEEVVKINNNEVILTINRSNEIYEKKYSFDYACDKNVDQKTLFNNYIFQIVDEVVEGFNCTLFCYGQTGTGKTYTMEGKILEHLKNNENKKVDLNDSINSDINYYYELCDNDDTGIIFRVAKRIFDILNSRKEDKPIKRERELYDTYNYTDHDNINDDINNDSRKKGIKRPDMTGFDKIIDSYDREQRKETNSPVLSNRNKMIEEENKCTNKHYHNINDIIMSNNSNNEKSSFDFTIKVSYLEIYNEELCDLLSPTTETNHKLRIYEDTTNKNKGLNVDKLEEKCINSFEEIYYIICSAIKKRRTAETSYNKKSSRSHSIFTITLIMKDLNSEGESITKIGKLNLVDLAGSENALKSSYGNIKIRQQECCNINQSLLTLGRVINALIENSSYIPYRDSKLTRLLQDSLGGKTKTFIVATISPSSLCIDETLSTLDYVFRAKNIKNRPEINVKTTKQLKIKDLNNEIEKLKNALNLNRERRGVYLDNEEYNNIQNSLKKNKEVILEKEKILFEKSKKIKTLLNKMDYSDDVQNQVIEFLKHVLVKYKNIQSLYDIFINKIVEEKYVNQFLIDQFDLIKNYYYDNVYLFEEKYKLISEIVSQNFDQINQKINNDKTFFNDTCNNSLQILSQIKNNIEDNKTFFLKSIKGFEQLSNDLHSKKNDLLNFFLQNIDLIEKSDKNTLIIIDKVKNKLLACKVKSNTNPKSRYDHLLNAQNLLKNGDMTINDFFLYINNNIVHDLSNPNDNQLKQEHSENSGNQSNVCANEENNNNDTMLSVYQKNFKVLENFVFNEEGIELVNKISNDLSNEEYNIKNIIEYIRNISNLFHLFLKSSSLCFKKNIKDKEQFFLNEEKKFKEIIQKYYEQYNTYEIEINEKKNKIIQNYKEKINEDVKNFEQNVLNEIKNVINKNITILNEKVNNKIEALNDKLQEQVNNNKHKKLYTNSLKSLETFFYNYNQNYVNYDKEYDNFNNNADKKISKYNDLFRNVMSDMATQLKNNENKIKNNIINIVTIYEQIINKNTQNVDKITEYFDTYTNQSLIEKEQHYKNISNKISQEKLYFENAEKNHQNFSKKCVENILTYNQEFLQNLEKCKGDINSIVNKIVNQNYFHNLTNIPDPKVDDKVEIKNINENIKDIREEIKNKQALTVDDTSTINKEDPDNEHNNANHFDSDTFTQFEKKNENSDNYLDLKNAILKELENEVSSKNIDFKCLFEKINENFDFINTENTSLKRAILSGECKLWLNSSTGMVKDCSDAPSVNPNTNIGTTINNTNLSTSVLGINNEKSKIGNQNKLNANKNNKDICLKTDGDTEKNNIKPLKEQNRKRNKSIDNLHPRPNTYNNTNDMKLSATKIVKLNTDKFNSSKNSPLLKRFKDDPYKNKNIKMFRKLEG, from the exons ATGCTTAGAAGCTCTTATCAAAATGACAAACATAGTTGCGTTAATATTAAAGTAATAGTTCGGTGCAGGCCtctaaatgaaaaagagaaaaatgatataaataatgaagaggtcgttaaaataaacaataatgaagttatattaacaattaATAGAAGTAATgaaatttatgaaaaaaaatatagttttGATTATGCTtgtgataaaaatgttgatCAAAAGAcactatttaataattatatttttcaaatcgTTGACGAG gTGGTCGAAGGGTTTAACTGCACGTTGTTTTGCTATGGCCAAACTGGGACTGGGAAGACATACACTATGGAAGGAAAAATTTTAgagcatttaaaaaataatgaaaataaaaaagtcgATTTAAACGATAGTATAAATAgtgatataaattattattacgaACTATGTGATAATGATGATACGGGCATAATTTTTAGAGTAGCTAAAAgaatttttgatatattaaatagtaGGAAAGAAGATAAGCCAATAAAAAGAGAAAGAGAATTATATGATACATACAATTATACGGACCACGACAACataaatgatgatataaataatgatagtagaaaaaaaggaattaaACGACCTGATATGACAggatttgataaaataattgattCATATGATAGAGAACAAAGAAAAGAGACGAACAGTCCTGTATTATcaaatagaaataaaatgattgaagaagaaaataaatgcaCCAATAAACattatcataatattaacgatataattatgagtaacaatagtaataatgaaaaaagtaGCTTCGATTTTACTATAAAAGTAAGTTatttagaaatatataacgaAGAGTTATGTGATTTATTAAGTCCAACCACTGAAACAAATCATAAATTAAGAATATATGAAGAtacaacaaataaaaacaaaggATTAAATGTAGATAAATTAGaagaaaaatgtattaattcatttgaggaaatatattatattatttgttccgctataaaaaaacgaagaaCAGCGGAAacatcatataataaaaaatcaagtAGAAGTCATTCTATATTTACTATTACATTAATAATGAAAGATTTAAATAGTGAAGGTGAAAgtataacaaaaattgGTAAACTGAATTTAGTTGATTTAGCAGGTAGTGAAAATGCATTAAAAAGTTCCtatggaaatataaaaataagacaACAAGAATGTTGTAACATTAATCAATCATTACTCACACTAGGACGAGTTATAAATGCATTGATAGAGAATTCATCATATATACCATATCGTGATTCTAAATTAACAAGATTGTTACAAGACTCTTTAGGAGGAAAAACGAAAACATTTATTGTTGCCACCATTTCTCCATCATCTTTATGTATTGATGAAACATTAAGTACTTTAGATTATGTCTTTCGagctaaaaatataaaaaaccgTCCCGAAATTAATGTTAAAACAACTAagcaattaaaaataaaagatttgaataatgaaattgaaaaactaaaaaatgCTCTAAATCTTAATCGAGAAAGAAGAGGTGTCTATCTTGATAAtgaagaatataataatattcaaaattctttaaaaaaaaataaagaagttatattagaaaaagaaaagattttatttgaaaaaagtaaaaaaataaaaaccttattaaataaaatggacTACTCAGATGATGTTCAAAATCAAGTTAtcgaatttttaaaacatgttcttgtaaaatataaaaatatacaatcattatatgatatttttattaataaaattgttgaagaaaaatatgttaatcAATTTTTAATCGATCAATTTGATctcattaaaaattattattatgataatgtttatttgtttgaagaaaaatataagctTATTTCTGAAATTGTTAGTCAAAATTTTgatcaaataaatcaaaaaataaataatgacaaaacattttttaatgatacTTGTAATAATTCTCTACAAATTTTGTCacaaatcaaaaataatattgaagacaataaaacattttttttaaaatccaTTAAAGGGTTTGAACAATTAAGTAATGATTTAcattctaaaaaaaatgacttacttaatttttttttacaaaatatagacCTAATTGAAAAGTCtgataaaaatactttaattattattgataaagttaaaaataaattattagcGTGTAAAGTTAAATCAAATACAAACCCTAAAAGTCGTTATgatcatttattaaatgctcagaatttattaaaaaatggtgACATGACAATTAATGACTTTTTCCTCTACATTAACAATAACATTGTCCACGATCTTAGCAACCCAAATGACAATCAACTAAAACAGGAACATTCTGAAAATTCTGGAAACCAATCAAATGTGTGTgcaaatgaagaaaataacaaCAACGATACTATGCTCTCtgtttatcaaaaaaattttaaagttttagaaaattttgtttttaatgaAGAAGGTATTGAACTAGTAAACAAAATCTCTAACGACCTGTCTAACgaagaatataatattaaaaatattattgaatATATCAGAAATATAAGCAATTTATTTCACCTCTTTTTAAAGTCATCAAGCTTatgctttaaaaaaaatatcaaagacaaagaacaattttttttaaacgaagaaaaaaaattcaaagaaataattcaaaaatattatgaacaatataatacatatgaaattgaaattaatgaaaaaaaaaataaaattatacaaaattataaagaaaaaattaatgaagacgtaaaaaattttgagcaaaatgttttaaatgaaattaaaaatgtaataaataaaaatattactattctaaatgaaaaagttaataacaaaattgaAGCACTCAATGATAAATTACAAGAACAGgttaacaataataaacataaaaaattgtatacaAACTCATTAAAATCTTTggaaacatttttttataattataatcaaaattatgtaaattatgataaagaatatgacaattttaataataatgctgataaaaaaattagtaaatataatgacTTGTTTCGAAATGTTATGTCTGATATGGCTActcaattaaaaaataatgaaaataaaattaaaaataatataataaatattgttactatttatgaacaaatcataaataaaaatacacaaaatGTTGATAAAATAACGGAATATTTTGATACTTATACTAATCAAAGTCTAATTGAAAAAGAACaacattataaaaatatatctaataaaatatcacaagaaaaattatattttgaaaacgCTGAAAAAAACCATCAAAATTTTAGTAAGAAATGtgttgaaaatattttaaccTATAATCAAGAGTTTCTacaaaatttagaaaaatgtaaaggagatataaatagtattgttaataaaattgtaaatcaaaattattttcacaatttAACTAACATACCCGACCCCAAAGTTGACGATAAAgttgaaattaaaaatattaatgaaaatattaaagacATTCGagaagaaattaaaaataaacaagcATTAACAGTGGATGATACAAGCACGATTAATAAAGAAGATCCAGATAACGAACATAATAATGCTAACCATTTTGATAGTGATACGTTTACACAGtttgagaaaaaaaatgaaaacagtGACAATTATTTAGACTTAAAAAATGCTATACTAAAAGAATTAGAAAATGAAGTTagttcaaaaaatattgattttaaatgtttatttgaaaaaataaatgaaaacttcgattttattaatactgAAAATACATCCCTTAAACGTGCAATATTAAGTGGTGAATGCAAATTATGGTTAAATAGTAGCACAGGGATGGTAAAAGATTGTAGTGATGCCCCTTCGGTAAATCCGAATACAAATATAGGCACAACAATAAACAATACAAATTTGTCTACCAGTGTACTtggaataaataatgagaaATCGAAAATAGGAAatcaaaacaaattaaatgcaaataaaaataataaagatatttGTCTTAAAACGGATGGAGAtactgaaaaaaataacatcaAACCTTTAAAAGAACAGaatagaaaaagaaataagaGTATAGACAATTTACATCCTCGTCCAAATACGTATAATAACACGAATGATATGAAATTGAGTGCAACGAAAATTGTTAAATTAAATACTGATAAGTTTAATTCAAGTAAAAATTCGCCACTACTTAAACGTTTTAAGGATGATCcctacaaaaataaaaacatcaAAATGTTTCGAAAATTAGAGGGATAA
- a CDS encoding 40S ribosomal protein S11, putative — protein sequence MATVLDVQHERAYQKQEGASFFNSKKIKKGSKTHTRYWKNVGMGFAVPKEAKEGVYVDKKCPFTGNVSIRGRILKGMVISNKMKRTIIIRRNYLHYVKKYNRFEKRHKNIPCHCSPCFDVKEGDIVTVGQCRPLSKTVRFNVLHVEKHQIFGSARKQFVLF from the exons atgGCTACAGTATTAGATGTTCAG caCGAGAGAGCTTACCAAAAGCAAGAAGGAGCAAGCTTTTTCAActccaaaaaaataaaaaaaggatcTAAAACCCATACCAGATATTGGAAAAATGTAGGAATGGGATTTGCCGTTCCAAAGGAAGCCAAAGAAGGTGTTTATGTTGACAAAAAATGCCCATTCACTGGAAATGTATCAATCAGAGGAAGAATATTAAA AGGTATGGTCATAtcaaacaaaatgaagagAACCATCATTATTAGAAGAAACTATTTACATTacgtaaaaaaatataacagaTTTGAAAAAAGACACAAAAACATTCCATGCCACTGTTCCCCATGTTTTGACGTAAAGGAAGGAGATATCGTTACAGTTGGTCAATGCAG GCCCTTATCCAAAACTGTCCGATTCAACGTATTACATGTAGAAAAACATCAAATTTTTGGAAGTGCAAGAAAacaatttgttttattttag
- a CDS encoding DNA replication complex GINS protein, putative, whose protein sequence is MTDVFSIFKKKANKRTQLRRSSNTRKIKKNHIFMNEKSRRKAYASNNTSLNYYDGKNINNNALSEHNYINNDKTNNKESNIVLVDFPKLPIKNIQSCEDVYNIFYIRDQYLIGNKDITINNEQLILLETILDKLDTAINEMNTDEIYSKKKVLSSVYEKIYNLYTSFKNIKNVFPQLSNAYDCFKSNIVFIQGKQFKKNYVYDNIINIYTHLQNSELQQDNIETINETLYINDKPLSTASFVNKNMVPHNEYIEYLPMKFNPHFLELNKISINYLFEESINHIIWQKALDELIVVKALADIPYFDLSEVEGFDFKKMKSGQRQWYPLYIAKELSKEGLATVEFPFWFYLDNLKNIYKKEFEDLHELTDLPSPFFFEISSMFLENNSFKNSTPIESIGQRAPYKYILKVAGLIQDIRQKRIHKIMTKFKNCNIFSEILIINNIQIYETYCVNYLASVFFQKQNNSNALDDNFDVRNYLFDPFIFSSYNT, encoded by the exons ATGACAGAcgttttttccatttttaaaaaaaaagcaaataaAAGAACGCAATTACGTAGATCGTCAAACacaagaaaaataaaaaaaaatcatatttttatgaatgaGAAATCAAGACGAAAAGCATATGCGTCTAATAATACAAgtctaaattattatgatggtaaaaatataaataacaatGCCTTAAGCgaacataattatattaataatgataaaacaaataataaagaatcTAATATTGTGTTAGTAGACTTTCCTAAATTaccaataaaaaatatacaatcaTGTGAAGATGTctataacatattttatattcgtGATCAGTATCTAATTGgtaataaagatataacaataaataatgaacaattaatattattagaaaCTATTTTAGATAAATTAGATACAGCCATAAATGAAATGAATACtgatgaaatatattcaaaaaaaaaagtattatcaagtgtatatgaaaaaatatataatttatatactagctttaaaaatataaaaaatgtcttTCCACAATTATCTAATGCATATGattgttttaaaagtaatattgtatttatacaagggaaacaatttaaaaaaaattatgtatatgataatataattaatatatatacacatttacAAAATAGTGAATTACAACAAGATAATATTGAAACAATAAATGaaactttatatataaatgacaAACCATTATCAACTGCAtcttttgttaataaaaatatggtacctcataatgaatatatagaatatcTTCCTATGAAATTTAATCCCCATTTTTtagaattaaataaaatatctattaattatttatttgaagaatctataaatcatattatttggCAAAAAGCATTAGATGAATTAATAGTTGTTAAAGCTTTAGCTGATATTCCATATTTCGATTTATCTGAAGTTGAAGGTtttgattttaaaaaaatgaaatctGGACAGAGACAATGGTATCCTTTATATATTGCTAAAGAATTAAGTAAAGAAGGATTAGCTACTGTCGAATTCCCTTTTTGGTTTTATcttgataatttaaaaaatatttataaaaaagaatttgAAGATTTACATGAACTTACTGATCTTCCTagtccttttttttttgaaatatcaTCCATgtttttagaaaataattccTTTAAAAATTCTACTCCTATTGAAAGCATTGGTCAACGAGCTCCTTACAAATACATCCTTAAGGTGGCAG GTCTAATCCAAGATATAAGGCAAAAACgaatacataaaattatgaccaagtttaaaaattgcaatatattttcagaaatcttaataataaataatattcagATTTATGAAACATATTGTGTTAACTATTTGGCATCAgtttttttccaaaaacaaaataattcgAATGCTTTAGATGATAATTTTGATGTGCGAAATTATCTATTTGATCCGTTCATTTTTAGCTCATATAACACATAA